The genomic stretch GCCAGGAGGGTTAAGTGCATAAGCAAGGAAAGCATAGAGTGTGGGTCCTTGGCCATAAATAATGCGAAAGGTAATATTAAAAATAACTATCAAACTTACAGCGATTAAAAGTAATCGAATTGTAGCTTGGAGTAGGCCTTTAAAACGAGTAGTGATATTTCCTTGTGCGCGTCGGACAAAAATATAATAAGGCCACCACACACACGTAACATAAAATGCTGATTCGGGTGACCAAAGTATTCCAAACACCCAAAAACTATGGGCAATGATGCTTTTTATTTTTGAATGCTCAATAGGAGTGACAAAAAACAAATAAGTAACTAGAAAAATAACGGGAAGAAAACGAAGGCCACTGACCGAGGGTGTTTCCAATGGGGAACCAGCCAGGGGTGGAAAAGCAGTCCAAAAAAAACAGGTTGCTAAGCAAAGGGATAGCGTAATAAGACGCTCAGGCCAGCGATTAGGTGTTAAGGCAAATGCTAAGCTTGCAATACATAATGAAAATAACCATGTGGTAAGGCTAGTTATATAATACATCCCTTGCCAACAATCCTGACCACACGCACTAGCAATGAGAAAAGTAGGGCCAAGACCATATTGGGCTGGGAAATCATGAAATATAACTGCCCCAGATAATAGCAATTCTGCGGGACCTATATAAGCACTCCAATGATGCCAGAGCGTTTTAATTAATTCTTCATTGGAAAAGATTCCCGTGGAAAAGCTTAGCAGGGCCGCACATAGCATATAAACGATTAGCCACGTAAAGATACGAATTATTTTTATAGATGGATTAGGGTTAATTTTATATAGCTGAGTAAAAAGAAATGTAAAAAAACAAATAGCAGCCGTCGAAAAGCCACTAATGTTTAACGTATGTCCATGTCTATGCCACCATAGTAAGGTTGTTGACACACATAAGGCTAGAAAGGTGGAAAATAGGATAGCTATATCAAATTTTTCACTGCTTAAAGCTAACATTGAAACTATTAGCAGGAAACTTAAAACTAAGCTAGGAATAGTTTCGCCAGCGATAAAAAATGCACCAAGAAAAGCAATTAAGAAGCATGTTAATCTCCATATCCACCCAGAGGATTGAATAGAGGTTTCGTATTGGAAGTTTGCTAAGTTAATTCTTTCTTTTACCAAAATTGGCCATAAAGCAATGATGAGGCCAACTAAGCCATAGCAGATAAGAACGTTTAGTTTGCCTTCCATGGTGATTCCTAGAGTTTTAGCACTAACTTTATTATTAAATATTCTTAATAAAGTTGATTAAGATTACAACTTAAACAATCTTCTCCAAAACTATCGTTTCATCTCTATCAGCCCCGGTAGAAATAATCACTATCGGTACGCTAACTAATTCTTCAATACGGCGTAAATAAGCTTGTGCATTTTTGGGTAATTTAGCCAATTCTTTAATCGGCGTAGTCGGTGTTTGCCATCCAGGGAGTTCTTCGTACATCGGAATACATTGGCTGAGATCCTCTGGATTTAAAGGTAAATCGGTTAACACCTGTGATCCTAATCGATAAGCGGTGCAAATTTTAATAGTTGGCAGCGTATCTAACACGTCAAGTTTAGTTAGACAAAGACCTGATACGCTATTCAATTGGATTGCACGGCGCAATAAAACCGTATCTAACCATCCGCAACGACGTGGACGCTTGGTGACGCTTCCGTATTCGTTACCGCGGTCTCTGAGATTATCACCGTCTTGGTCGATTAATTCTGTTGGGAAAACGCCGTTACCGACCCGTGTACTATACGCTTTGCTGACACCTAAGACATAATCAAAACAACGGATGCCGAGACCACTACCGGTGGCTGCAGAGCCGGCTATGGTATTAGATGAAGTGACATAGGGATAAGTGCCTTGATCGATATCTAAAAAAGTACCTTGCGCACCTTCAAATAATAGAGGTTTTTTCTCTTGATAATATGCTGCTAAAAGTGCAGGGATATCGGTAATTAAGGGAACTAATTGTTTGCCTAATGTTAATAAATGAGCACAGGCTTGCTCGTAATCGATGGTGGGTGCTCGATAATAATGTTCAAGTATAAAATTATGATAATGAAAGAGAGTTTTTAATTTTTCAGCGAACTGTTGTGGATTAAAAAAATCACACAGTCGTAAACCGCGTCGCGCTACCTTATCTTCATAGGCAGGCCCAATACCGCGCTTGGTTGTGCCGATAGCATTTTTTCCGCTCTTTTCGCGTGCTTCGTCGAGTGCGATATGTGTGGGTAAGATAATAGGGCAGGTTGCACTGAGCTTTAAGCGTAGTCGTGCAGGGATGCCTTGCAGTTCTAACTCTTCCATTTCTTTAATCAGGGCTTCTGGCGAGATTACCACGCCATTACCAATTAAACATTCTACGCCGGCATGTAAAATTCCAGAAGGGATTAAGCGTAAAATAGTTTTCTTACCTTGGATAACTAAAGTATGCCCGGCATTATGTCCTCCCTGAAAACGTACCACGGCTTTAACGTGTTGCGTAAGCAAGTCAACAATTTTCCCTTTGCCTTCGTCGCCCCATTGGCATCCAATAATGATGATGGTTTTTGTCATAAGATTTAGCGGGTTAATTTAAGCTGGCTTTGGTGCGAGTTAATTTTTTCTAGTTTTAAGGGTTGATCTTTTGTATTTAATAACAAAAAATTATTCATTGAGGACTGGTTAAATCCTTGTTGATAGGCTTCTAAATTGAGATAAAAAGCAGCAAATTCTGGATTCTTATTGTAGGCTTGATTATATATTTTTGCGGCGTCGGCATCGCCTTGTGCACGAATTCTTGCGGCTTCTTCTTTTGCCTTAGCCAAAATCAAGCTGACTGAATTATCGGCGTTGGCACGAATCAATTCGGCATTGGCTTTGCCTTCGGCGCGTTGAGCAATGGCAATATTTTCTTGTTCACTACTCATACTATTCAATAATCGTGCATTAGCATCGGCAGAGAGATGTAATTGCTTAAAGCCAATAGCGATAAGTTTAATACCGGCGGTTTGAAGTTGCTTATTAACCGTAGACAAAACAGAATCTATTTGCGCAGATGATCCGTGTTGGATGAGTTGACTAAAGGATAGATGCGGATCTTTATCATTAAATAAAGTGTTTATCTGCTGACTGATTAATAATTTAATTTCCTGCAAATTATTTTTTGTTTGTTCGTAGTAACGCACGGGATCACTGATGCGCCAACTTGCATAATAATCGATGTTGATGGGTTTACCTTGTAAATTTGTTGCATCACTGGTTTCACTAAAGAACAGTGTTTGCAAGCGATTATCCAGCAATATCGGACGCATCAAAAAAGGGATTTTAAAATGTAAGCCAGGTTTCAGAACTAAATCTTTCCCCTGCGCATTGTTGGTTAATTTTTCTGCAGACAGTAATAAACCGCTATGACCTTCGGGCACAATAGTAGCGCTTTGATAAAGAATAAATAATAAACAGACTAAAAAACCTAAGAGTAAATGAATTTTTTTTCTTAGAATGATCATTCATATCCTCCGGAAATATTGTAACTACTGGGGATAGTATCATTTGTTTTATTACTTGATTCGTTCTCAATCTCAATACTTGGCTTTTTATCGTTGCTAGCCGAAGTAGGGGTTTTTTCTGCTGTCTCTGTGTTTACAGGAGATGTCGTTTGGATCTGATCTAATGCTAAGGAAAAATTAGTATTCGCATTATTAGCGACAATCAGTTTATTGCTGTGTGCCATCATCGTTTGCAAGGCGCTTAAGTAAAGCCGTTTTCGTGTCAATGCAGGAGAAGCTTCGTAAGCAGGGAGTAAAGCCAAAAAGCGAATGATATCAGTTTTGGCTTTTAATACTATTTCTTGTTGGTAAGCCTTGGCATCCGCTATAAAGCGTTGTGCCAGCGCTTGAGCTCGTGGTTCTACTTGAATCGCATAAACATTGGCTAGTTTTTCTAGTTGTTCTTTATCACTTTTAGCATTCGCGGCATCGATAAAAGAGGCTTGCAATTGCTTTGGAATTTGGATAGATGCCAGCTCAATATTTTTGATGGCTAATCCGGTTTGTTGTTTTATCGTTAATGTATTCAGTTGTTTTTGTAAACGTTCTGCGAGTGAAAGATGTGAAATGGTTTGCAGTTGGTTTAAAGTAAACTGACTGAGTACCCGATTGATTACACTGTGTAGGGTTTCTTCCAAGTGGAGCAAAGGATCAACGGTTGCAAAAAGATAGTTGTGTGGGTTAACGATAGAGTAATCAATATCGACGTCTACAGCAATTTTGTTTTCATCTTGCGTCAATAATTTAACGTGAGTGGAAAGTGTGGTCACTTTGCCGGAATTTATTATTGTATAGTGTTGGAAAGGTTTAAGAATCCAATGATAACCAGAACCTAGTGTTGTGCTATAGGCCCCAAAGCGAGTAATAACGGCTGATTCATCCATATTGACTTTAAAAAAGCCGAGCGCAAGCCACGCAAGTAAGCAGAAGATCGAAATCAGACTAATGGACTTCGCATTAAGTTTTGTGGGTAAGAAAGGACGAGCAAACGCCGATTTCTTATTCAAAATTCTTAGCTTAAATAAAGCGACGATTTTTTTAACTAAATCACGCAGAAAAGCTTCGAGATCAGGAGGATTCTGTTTCGGTCGTCCTGTCCACGGATCTTTGTTTTTACTGGGATCACCCGGTTCGTTCCAGGGCATAGAGTACTCCAATTATTAGCTTTCTAAGATTTTTTCAAATCTATTGTCTTTACAATACAGTTTACCTTTTTTTAGTGCAAAGTGGTTAAATACCTCACATTCCAGTGATATTTACCCATCGTTGCGAGCGCGTAGCGCGCGGCAATCGCACTATGAGGAGCATTTTAGGCATGCTGAGCCATTCTCGCAACTATTAATTCATCCATGCGTCGTTATGAACAGATGCTGGATCAAATAGGCTTGCTTGTGCGTGATGGTTTAGCAGATAAGATTTTTCGCTGTTTGCTTGATAAGCAAGACATTCGATGATAGCTAGGTGTAATAAATCGATACCTATTCCCGATTGAGCAGATATCCACACCTTAACAGGTAAGCCTGCTGCATTTCGTTCTAAGCGAGGCGGTGTATTTTCTAGTAAATCAATTTTATTCACAACGAGCAATTGAGTAATATGATCGGTGTGTATTTGTTTTAAAACATTATTTACCGCTAGCTTACATTCGTTCTTCTCGGTATTAGTCGCATCCACTACATGCAATAATAGATTGGCTTGTTGGGTTTCTTCTAAAGTTGCTCGAAAAGCCACGACTAAATGATGAGGTAAATGGCGTATAAAACCCACTGTATCGGCCAAAATAGCTATTTGTCCGTTGTTAAGAGGCAGTCGACGTATACTGGGATCTAACGTTGCAAAAGGTTGATTAGCCACAAAAACCATGGCTTTAGTTAAACGATTAAATAGCGTTGATTTTCCAGTATTGGTGTACCCGACTAAGGAAATATGCGGTAACTGAGACTTTCTTCTTGCACGCTGGCTTTGCGCACGTTGCGCGCGAACTTTTTCTAAACGTTTTTTTATAATTTTTATTTGTTGTCGAATCAAACGCTTATCGGTTTCTAATTGCGTTTCACCGGGGCCTCGTAAGCCAATACCACCGCGTTGTCTTTCCAAGTGCGTCCAACCACGGATGAGCCGCGTGGAAAGATGTTCTAGTTGAGCAAGTCTAACCTGTAATTTTCCTTCAAAGGTACGGGCACGTTGGGCAAAAATATCTAGAATTAATCCAGTACGGCCTAATACCCGACAATGTAATTTTTGTTCTAAATTACGTTCCTGAGCGGGACTTAGTTCGTGATTAAATAGAATTAATTGTGCTTGATGCGCAATTGAAGCAGTGTAAATTTCTTCAAGTTTACCCAAGCCAATGAAATATTTTACTTGAGCTTTACGTTGTCGCCCAGTGATGAGAGCCATCGCTTGGGCGCCCGCTGCTAGAGCTAGCTCCTGAAATTCTTTTACTATTTCTTCCGGTTCATATTTTTTAAAATAAATATGGACTAATAGTGCTAGCTCTCCGCTTTGGGGACGTTCAAGCATTACTGGTTTCTAGTTCCTCGATTGGCGTATTAGTATTTTGCTGATCATTGCATTCATCAATACTTGCTAATTTAACATTCTTTGCTGGAACGACTGTTGAAATAGCATGTTTGTAGACCATCTGGCTAACTGAGTTTTTTAATAACACTACGAACTGATCAAATGATTCTACTAAACCCTGAAGTTTAATCCCGTTAACAAGATAGATTGAAACAGGAACTTTATCTTTACGCAATGCGTTTAGAAAAGGATCTTGTAGTTGCCCTTTAGACATAATTAGCTTCTCCATGCAAATTTTAAATATAAATATAATCTCAAAAAGCCTTGGCCTTAAATTTATTTAGCTTATAACCAAGCGCAGTAAGTTTAGCATGGGAAATGCATAGGGCATAGCCCTGAACGTTAAGAGTTTGTCTCGTCTCTGGGAGGTGGCAGGTAATATTTGGTAAATTTATACCCTTCGCACTTGAATTTTTGGCTGTGTTGCCGCTCAATTCGCAATCCTCATGTATGACAATACACTCCGGTTGCTTCATTATCACGGCGCCTTGCCAAAAATCCAATTGCTTTGAGTATAGGTACGAAATCAGCTTCAGTTAAAGCGCTTTGTCCCAATTCGCGCCTATCTGAATATCGACCAGAAGTGGGACAGACAATTGCGTGGTGTTGACCATTAAGTCTTCAATCAGTTGCTTGGCTGAATTTACATCCGCATCGGCGACTTCAAATACCAGTTCGTCGTGAACTTGCATAATCATATGCGCCTTTAGACCTTGTTGGGTTAAAGCATCATCGATAGTGATCATCGCCTTTTTTATGATATCTGCTGCGCTTCCTTGTAAAGGCGCATTGATTGCAGCGCGTTCGCTGGCTCGCCGTTGTAGTGGGTCATTAGAATTAATATAGGCCAAATTCAAACGTCGTCCAAATAAGGTCGTGACATAAGCATGTTCATGAGCTTGCTGGCGCGTGCGTTCCATATACTCTTTTACTCCTGGATAACGAGTAAAGTAGCGATCGATATAATTTTTAGCTTCTTCACGTGAGATGCCTAATTGTCTCGCTAGGCCAAACGCGGACATTCCATAAATAAGACCAAAATTGACTGCTTTAGCACTACGGCGTTGTTCATGTGTGACTTGTTCTAAGGGTATATTTAAAACTTCTGCCGCTGTGGCTTGATGGATATCAAGGCCTCGTGCAAATGCAGTCAGTAAACCTTGATCTTGTGAAACATGGGCAACAAGTCGTAATTCAATTTGAGAGTAGTCTGCTGCAATAATTTTATAACCCGGCGGAGCAATAAATGCTTGGCGGATTTTTCGGCCTTCTTTAGTCCGAGCAGGAATATTTTGTAGATTAGGATCCGATGAGGAAAGTCTCCCTGTAACGACTGCCGCTTGATGATAAGAAGTATGGATACGACCGGTTTTTGGATTAATTTGCAGCGGAAGTTTATCCGTATAAGTTGATTTTAATTTACTTAAACTACGATGTTTTAAAATGACTTTTGCCAAGGGAAATTTTATGGCGAGCGCTTGCAAAACACTTTCAGAGGTCGATGCTTGACCTTTAGGCGTTTTTTCTAAGATAGGTAAACCTTGCTCAATAAATAATATCGTTTGCAGTTGTTTGGGTGATCCTAAGTTAAAGGTTTTACCGGCTAATTGATAAGCTTCTTCTTCGAGTTTTAATAAGCGCTTCGCAATAGAACGACTTTGTTTTTTCAATAATTGCGCATCAACTAATACACCATGCCGTTCGATATGGGATAACACCGGGACTAATGGCATTTCAATGTGTGTGAAAACTTTAGATAAACCCGGCAATGCATTTAATTTCGGTTTAAGTATTTCATGTAAGCGTAAAGCAATAGCGGCATCTTCAGCGGCATAGGGACCGGCGGCTTGGATATCAATTTGATTGAAAGTTTTTTGTTTAGCGCCTTTACCCGCAATTTCTTCAAAACGTATGGTTTTATGATCGAGATGTTTTATTGCAGCACTATCAAGACTATGTGAATTACTTGCGCTATCAAGTAAATAAGACTCCAGCATGGTATCAAAACTGAGTCCTTGCAATTCGATGCCATAATTTGCCAGAACACCCATATCATATTTTAAGTTATGACCTACTTTTAACTGCTTAGGATCTTCAAATAGTGGTTTTAATTGCTGCAGCACCCAATTTCTATTTAATTGTTTGGGTGCCCCTGTGTAATCATGCGCTAAAGGAATATAAACCGGTTTTTCACCATTTATTGCAAAAGACAGACCTACCAGCTCTGCTTGCATGACATCTAGACTCGTAGTTTCGGTATCGAATGCCCAGGTTTTTGCTTTAATTAATTGTTTCAAGAGAGTTTGAAAAGCTTTTTCGTCGAGAATTAACGAATAAGGCGTTGGTATGAGGAGATTTTTATCACTGACTTCGCTGTCTGGATTGAGATTTTTTTCTAACTCTCTGATCCATCCTTTGAATTCTAATTGCTTATACCATTCCATTAAAGCGGTTGTATCAGGCGCCTTAGGCCGAAATTTTTCCAAATCAAATTCGAAGTCGACATCTTTTTTAATCGTGACTAATTGACGAGATAAGGGGAGTTTATCGAGGTGTGCCTTAAGGTTTTCTCCGACTTTCCCTTTAATTTCATCCACATTTTTTATGAGTGATTCGAGATTTCCATATTGATTAAGCCATTTTGCGGCAGTTTTTGGTCCTACCTTGGGGATTCCAGGTACATTATCTACCGTATCACCAATCAAACTTAAATAATCGGTTATTTGTTCTGGAGTAACGCCAAATTTGTCAATAACACCTTGACGGTCTAATTGTGTATTCGTCATGGTATTAACTAGCGTAATCTGTTCGCAGACTAATTGTGCAAAATCTTTATCACCGGTGGAAATTAAAACCGGTAAATGTTGCTGTACTGCTTTAGAAGCCAATGTGCCTATGACATCGTCGGCTTCAACGCCTGGATGAATGATAAGTGGTAAACCTAAACTACGCACGATGGCATATAGCGGTTCTACTTGCAGTTGTAAATCATCTGGCATAGTAGGGCGGTGGGCTTTATATTCGGTATACAATTCTTCGCGGAAGGTTTTTCCCTTGGCATCGAAAACGACGACCATATATTCTGGATGGGTATCCTTGATTAATTTGCGTAGCATATTAATCACCCCATAAACCGCGCCGGTAGGTTCTCCTCTCGAATTACTTAAAGGGGGAAGCGCATGAAAGGCACGGTAAAGATAAGAAGTACCATCGACTAAGACTAAGGGTTTTTTCATGTTGATATGATAACATAGGCGCTTTTAAAGCGAGTAAGGTTTGTGTGTCGTTACAACGAACAATCATTAAAGTCGTGAGGTCATTATGCGTATCGA from Rickettsiella endosymbiont of Miltochrista miniata encodes the following:
- a CDS encoding adenylosuccinate synthase; translation: MTKTIIIIGCQWGDEGKGKIVDLLTQHVKAVVRFQGGHNAGHTLVIQGKKTILRLIPSGILHAGVECLIGNGVVISPEALIKEMEELELQGIPARLRLKLSATCPIILPTHIALDEAREKSGKNAIGTTKRGIGPAYEDKVARRGLRLCDFFNPQQFAEKLKTLFHYHNFILEHYYRAPTIDYEQACAHLLTLGKQLVPLITDIPALLAAYYQEKKPLLFEGAQGTFLDIDQGTYPYVTSSNTIAGSAATGSGLGIRCFDYVLGVSKAYSTRVGNGVFPTELIDQDGDNLRDRGNEYGSVTKRPRRCGWLDTVLLRRAIQLNSVSGLCLTKLDVLDTLPTIKICTAYRLGSQVLTDLPLNPEDLSQCIPMYEELPGWQTPTTPIKELAKLPKNAQAYLRRIEELVSVPIVIISTGADRDETIVLEKIV
- a CDS encoding protease modulator HflC, whose amino-acid sequence is MIILRKKIHLLLGFLVCLLFILYQSATIVPEGHSGLLLSAEKLTNNAQGKDLVLKPGLHFKIPFLMRPILLDNRLQTLFFSETSDATNLQGKPINIDYYASWRISDPVRYYEQTKNNLQEIKLLISQQINTLFNDKDPHLSFSQLIQHGSSAQIDSVLSTVNKQLQTAGIKLIAIGFKQLHLSADANARLLNSMSSEQENIAIAQRAEGKANAELIRANADNSVSLILAKAKEEAARIRAQGDADAAKIYNQAYNKNPEFAAFYLNLEAYQQGFNQSSMNNFLLLNTKDQPLKLEKINSHQSQLKLTR
- the hflK gene encoding FtsH protease activity modulator HflK gives rise to the protein MPWNEPGDPSKNKDPWTGRPKQNPPDLEAFLRDLVKKIVALFKLRILNKKSAFARPFLPTKLNAKSISLISIFCLLAWLALGFFKVNMDESAVITRFGAYSTTLGSGYHWILKPFQHYTIINSGKVTTLSTHVKLLTQDENKIAVDVDIDYSIVNPHNYLFATVDPLLHLEETLHSVINRVLSQFTLNQLQTISHLSLAERLQKQLNTLTIKQQTGLAIKNIELASIQIPKQLQASFIDAANAKSDKEQLEKLANVYAIQVEPRAQALAQRFIADAKAYQQEIVLKAKTDIIRFLALLPAYEASPALTRKRLYLSALQTMMAHSNKLIVANNANTNFSLALDQIQTTSPVNTETAEKTPTSASNDKKPSIEIENESSNKTNDTIPSSYNISGGYE
- the hflX gene encoding ribosome rescue GTPase HflX, which gives rise to MLERPQSGELALLVHIYFKKYEPEEIVKEFQELALAAGAQAMALITGRQRKAQVKYFIGLGKLEEIYTASIAHQAQLILFNHELSPAQERNLEQKLHCRVLGRTGLILDIFAQRARTFEGKLQVRLAQLEHLSTRLIRGWTHLERQRGGIGLRGPGETQLETDKRLIRQQIKIIKKRLEKVRAQRAQSQRARRKSQLPHISLVGYTNTGKSTLFNRLTKAMVFVANQPFATLDPSIRRLPLNNGQIAILADTVGFIRHLPHHLVVAFRATLEETQQANLLLHVVDATNTEKNECKLAVNNVLKQIHTDHITQLLVVNKIDLLENTPPRLERNAAGLPVKVWISAQSGIGIDLLHLAIIECLAYQANSEKSYLLNHHAQASLFDPASVHNDAWMN
- the hfq gene encoding RNA chaperone Hfq, with protein sequence MSKGQLQDPFLNALRKDKVPVSIYLVNGIKLQGLVESFDQFVVLLKNSVSQMVYKHAISTVVPAKNVKLASIDECNDQQNTNTPIEELETSNA
- the polA gene encoding DNA polymerase I produces the protein MKKPLVLVDGTSYLYRAFHALPPLSNSRGEPTGAVYGVINMLRKLIKDTHPEYMVVVFDAKGKTFREELYTEYKAHRPTMPDDLQLQVEPLYAIVRSLGLPLIIHPGVEADDVIGTLASKAVQQHLPVLISTGDKDFAQLVCEQITLVNTMTNTQLDRQGVIDKFGVTPEQITDYLSLIGDTVDNVPGIPKVGPKTAAKWLNQYGNLESLIKNVDEIKGKVGENLKAHLDKLPLSRQLVTIKKDVDFEFDLEKFRPKAPDTTALMEWYKQLEFKGWIRELEKNLNPDSEVSDKNLLIPTPYSLILDEKAFQTLLKQLIKAKTWAFDTETTSLDVMQAELVGLSFAINGEKPVYIPLAHDYTGAPKQLNRNWVLQQLKPLFEDPKQLKVGHNLKYDMGVLANYGIELQGLSFDTMLESYLLDSASNSHSLDSAAIKHLDHKTIRFEEIAGKGAKQKTFNQIDIQAAGPYAAEDAAIALRLHEILKPKLNALPGLSKVFTHIEMPLVPVLSHIERHGVLVDAQLLKKQSRSIAKRLLKLEEEAYQLAGKTFNLGSPKQLQTILFIEQGLPILEKTPKGQASTSESVLQALAIKFPLAKVILKHRSLSKLKSTYTDKLPLQINPKTGRIHTSYHQAAVVTGRLSSSDPNLQNIPARTKEGRKIRQAFIAPPGYKIIAADYSQIELRLVAHVSQDQGLLTAFARGLDIHQATAAEVLNIPLEQVTHEQRRSAKAVNFGLIYGMSAFGLARQLGISREEAKNYIDRYFTRYPGVKEYMERTRQQAHEHAYVTTLFGRRLNLAYINSNDPLQRRASERAAINAPLQGSAADIIKKAMITIDDALTQQGLKAHMIMQVHDELVFEVADADVNSAKQLIEDLMVNTTQLSVPLLVDIQIGANWDKAL